From one Streptomyces sp. Q6 genomic stretch:
- a CDS encoding alpha-amylase — translation MAALPAQPVVHEINTRVWLRETGQRLGRAVSLADVPKDVWDEVTPSGVDAVWLMGVWERSPEGRAIALRDPVLRDAFEAALPGAVERDIAGSPYCIRRYEVDGDLGGATGLVAARAELDGRGVGLLLDYVPNHVAPDSPWVGEHPEYFVRGDADDLRRDPAAFLDAGRSVLARGRDPFFAPWPDVVQLNAFAGPLRHATAQILGHIGRFCDGVRCDMAMLMMNDVFARTWGERAGTPPEEEFWPEVISAVRAEHAGMLFTAEAYWDLEWALQRQGFDFCYDKRLYDRILNEDAASVRGHLSADVDFQRRLVRFLENHDEPRAAHTLSPAKERAAAALIATLPGATLWHEGQFTGRRVRLPVFLDRRPEEPADVSLRAFHERLLASVHRSGMRTGSWRLLDCAGWPDNNSARQLIASCWTGPAGRFLTVVNLSDQQAQGRIRLPWDELGPDTWELTDVLDGDRYGRSGAELLGAGIYVDLPPWGTHLLSVTT, via the coding sequence ATGGCCGCATTGCCCGCACAGCCCGTCGTCCACGAGATCAACACCCGGGTGTGGCTGCGCGAGACGGGGCAGCGACTCGGCCGCGCCGTCTCGCTCGCGGACGTGCCCAAGGACGTGTGGGACGAGGTCACGCCGTCCGGGGTCGACGCCGTCTGGCTGATGGGTGTCTGGGAGCGCAGCCCCGAGGGCCGCGCCATCGCCCTGCGCGACCCGGTGCTCCGGGACGCCTTCGAGGCGGCGCTCCCCGGCGCCGTCGAGCGGGACATCGCGGGGTCGCCGTACTGCATCCGCCGCTACGAGGTCGACGGGGACCTCGGCGGCGCGACCGGCCTCGTCGCCGCGCGCGCCGAACTCGACGGGCGCGGCGTCGGGCTGCTGCTCGACTACGTGCCGAACCATGTGGCGCCGGACAGCCCCTGGGTGGGCGAGCATCCCGAGTACTTCGTGCGGGGCGACGCCGACGACCTGCGGCGCGACCCGGCCGCCTTCCTCGACGCGGGGCGCTCGGTGCTCGCCCGCGGCCGGGACCCGTTCTTCGCGCCCTGGCCGGACGTCGTCCAACTCAACGCGTTCGCAGGGCCGTTGCGGCACGCGACCGCCCAGATCCTGGGGCACATCGGACGGTTCTGCGACGGTGTGCGCTGCGACATGGCGATGCTGATGATGAACGACGTCTTCGCTCGGACCTGGGGCGAGCGGGCGGGAACACCGCCGGAGGAGGAGTTCTGGCCCGAGGTGATCTCCGCCGTGCGCGCCGAGCACGCGGGGATGCTCTTCACGGCCGAGGCGTACTGGGACCTCGAATGGGCCCTGCAACGGCAGGGGTTCGACTTCTGCTACGACAAGCGCCTGTACGACCGGATCCTCAACGAGGACGCCGCCTCCGTCCGCGGGCACCTCAGCGCCGACGTGGACTTCCAGCGCCGTCTCGTGCGGTTCCTGGAGAACCACGACGAGCCGCGCGCCGCGCACACCCTGTCCCCCGCCAAGGAGCGGGCCGCGGCGGCGCTGATCGCGACACTGCCCGGCGCGACGCTCTGGCACGAGGGGCAGTTCACCGGACGCCGCGTCCGGCTGCCGGTCTTCCTCGACCGGCGCCCCGAGGAGCCCGCCGACGTGTCGCTGCGCGCCTTCCACGAGCGGCTGCTCGCGAGCGTGCACCGCAGCGGCATGCGGACGGGGAGCTGGCGTCTGCTCGACTGTGCGGGATGGCCGGACAACAACTCGGCCCGACAGCTCATCGCCTCCTGCTGGACGGGCCCCGCGGGCCGCTTCCTGACGGTGGTCAACCTCTCCGACCAGCAGGCGCAGGGCCGCATCCGGCTTCCGTGGGACGAACTCGGCCCCGACACCTGGGAGTTGACGGACGTCCTCGACGGCGACCGGTACGGGCGCTCCGGCGCCGAGCTGCTCGGCGCCGGCATCTACGTCGACCTGCCGCCCTGGGGGACGCATCTCCTGTCGGTGACCACCTGA
- a CDS encoding SulP family inorganic anion transporter: MTTLRTYRRSWLVKDLVAGVVLTTLLVPQGMAYAELAGLPPITGLYTSVLCLLAYAVTGPSRILVLGPDSSLGPMIAATVLPLVAADGDSARAVALASVLALMVGAITILAGVARLGFIADLISKPTMIGYMNGLALTILVGQLPKLFGFSTDADGLIGEVDAFVRGLADGQAVPAAVAVGGGCIVLIMLLQRLLPKVPAVLVMVVLAIGATVAFDLGEHGVKRVGRLPEGLPPFTVPDIRWDDLAPLCAGALGIALVSLADTISNASAFAHRTGQEVRGNDEMIAIGAANAAAGLFQGFPVSTSGSRTAVAERAGARTQLTGVVGAALILLMLVLLPGLFRDLPQPALAAVVITASLSLADIAGTARLWRRRKAEFWLCVAAFLGVALLGVLPGIAVAVGLSILNVFRRAWWPYSTVLGRVPGVAGYHDVRSHPGAQRLDGLVVVRFDAPLFFANAKSFRDEVLRAVRDVPAPRCVVIAAEPVTDVDTTAADVLEELQRTLRGRGIDLVFGELKDPVRRRIERYGLDRAFGPEAFFPTVESAVEAFRSRTGAEWAATDTP, encoded by the coding sequence CTGACGACCCTGCGCACCTACCGGCGCTCCTGGCTGGTGAAGGACCTCGTCGCGGGTGTCGTCCTGACGACCCTCCTGGTGCCGCAGGGCATGGCGTACGCCGAGCTGGCCGGGCTGCCGCCGATCACCGGCCTGTACACGTCCGTCCTGTGCCTGCTCGCGTACGCCGTGACGGGCCCCTCGCGCATCCTCGTGCTGGGACCCGACTCGTCGCTCGGCCCCATGATCGCCGCGACGGTCCTCCCGCTGGTCGCCGCGGACGGCGACAGCGCACGCGCCGTCGCGCTCGCCTCCGTACTCGCCCTGATGGTCGGCGCGATCACGATCCTTGCGGGGGTGGCTCGGCTCGGCTTTATCGCCGATCTCATCTCCAAGCCCACGATGATCGGCTACATGAACGGCCTGGCCCTGACCATCCTCGTCGGCCAACTGCCCAAGCTGTTCGGCTTCTCCACGGACGCCGACGGCCTGATCGGCGAGGTCGACGCGTTCGTACGGGGGCTCGCCGACGGGCAGGCGGTGCCGGCGGCGGTCGCCGTGGGCGGCGGCTGCATCGTGCTGATCATGCTGCTGCAACGTCTGCTGCCGAAGGTGCCCGCCGTGCTCGTCATGGTGGTGCTCGCGATCGGCGCGACCGTCGCGTTCGACCTCGGGGAGCACGGGGTGAAGCGGGTCGGCCGGCTGCCCGAGGGGCTGCCGCCGTTCACGGTCCCGGACATCCGCTGGGACGACCTCGCCCCGCTGTGCGCCGGAGCGCTCGGCATCGCCCTGGTGTCCCTGGCCGACACCATCTCCAACGCCAGCGCCTTCGCGCACCGCACCGGACAGGAAGTGCGCGGCAACGACGAGATGATCGCCATCGGCGCGGCCAACGCGGCGGCCGGGCTCTTCCAGGGCTTCCCCGTGAGCACCAGCGGTTCGCGCACCGCCGTCGCCGAACGGGCGGGCGCCCGCACGCAGTTGACCGGGGTCGTGGGCGCCGCGCTGATCCTCCTGATGCTCGTCCTGCTGCCGGGGCTCTTCCGCGACCTGCCGCAGCCCGCGCTCGCCGCCGTCGTCATCACGGCGTCCCTGTCGCTCGCCGACATCGCCGGTACGGCTCGTCTGTGGCGCCGGCGCAAGGCCGAGTTCTGGCTGTGCGTGGCCGCGTTCCTCGGGGTCGCGCTGCTCGGAGTGCTGCCCGGGATCGCCGTCGCCGTCGGCCTGTCCATCCTGAACGTGTTCCGGCGCGCCTGGTGGCCGTACAGCACGGTGCTCGGCCGGGTCCCCGGCGTCGCGGGCTATCACGACGTCCGCTCGCACCCCGGAGCGCAGCGCCTGGACGGACTCGTGGTCGTGCGCTTCGACGCGCCGCTGTTCTTCGCCAACGCCAAGTCGTTCCGCGACGAGGTGCTGCGGGCCGTGCGCGATGTGCCGGCGCCGCGGTGCGTGGTGATCGCGGCCGAGCCGGTGACCGACGTCGACACGACGGCCGCCGACGTGCTCGAGGAGCTCCAGCGGACGCTGCGCGGACGGGGGATCGACCTCGTCTTCGGCGAACTCAAGGACCCGGTGCGGCGCAGGATCGAGCGGTACGGACTGGACCGCGCCTTCGGACCCGAGGCGTTCTTCCCGACCGTGGAGAGCGCCGTCGAGGCCTTCCGCTCCCGCACGGGAGCGGAGTGGGCCGCGACGGACACGCCCTAG